In the Aneurinibacillus soli genome, one interval contains:
- a CDS encoding ABC transporter ATP-binding protein — translation MRFERISMMYNSGRRIFENFSLELKAGRITCIMGASGTGKTTLLRLVAGLEQPIVGRIDRNESERIGMVFQEPRLLPHKTALENVLWTTELIATADTTRDAQSMLEEAGLGDALHFYPGQLSGGMRQRVALVRAFAFRPTLLLMDEPFQSLDAAARRSMHDLLLNLWRRDRPTVLLATHDCEEATTLGSRIVLLAGTPARIEFELETVDSACGPKYAASELVQLKQHIDGQTVRHKEETIR, via the coding sequence ATGCGCTTCGAACGAATCAGCATGATGTATAACAGTGGTCGGCGCATATTTGAAAACTTCTCGTTAGAACTGAAAGCAGGCCGAATCACGTGTATCATGGGGGCTTCCGGCACCGGTAAGACAACGCTTTTGCGCTTGGTCGCAGGGCTGGAGCAGCCGATAGTCGGGCGCATCGACCGCAACGAATCAGAGCGCATCGGCATGGTGTTTCAGGAACCACGTCTACTGCCTCACAAGACCGCTTTAGAAAATGTGCTCTGGACAACCGAACTGATCGCAACAGCGGATACGACCCGTGACGCGCAATCCATGCTGGAGGAGGCGGGACTGGGCGATGCGCTTCACTTCTATCCGGGGCAGCTAAGCGGCGGCATGAGGCAGCGAGTCGCACTGGTCAGGGCGTTTGCTTTTCGGCCGACGCTTTTGCTGATGGATGAACCGTTTCAGAGTCTGGACGCCGCTGCAAGAAGGAGTATGCACGATCTGCTGTTGAACTTGTGGCGCAGAGATAGACCGACTGTTTTGCTAGCCACGCACGATTGCGAAGAAGCGACGACGCTCGGTTCCCGCATCGTTCTGCTTGCTGGGACGCCTGCTCGTATCGAATTCGAATTGGAGACGGTGGACAGTGCTTGCGGACCGAAATATGCCGCATCCGAGCTCGTGCAATTAAAACAACATATTGACGGACAGACTGTTCGTCACAAGGAGGAGACGATAAGATGA
- a CDS encoding ABC transporter permease: MEASCQMKIFTTIYKKWPGCYSYLMLITLWIGIAAVYPLVLVPGPFESLCALFNLAVAGQLWAPLALTFLRFAAGFAVAFLLGAGLGVWAGSQQYVYKLIQPAVSLLQAVPPVSWMLLAILWLGTNGGTQVFVVSIALFPVFFFNSVQGIRRVPRDLLEMATVFHIGRARQVRDIIWPALLPFWSAAFAINIGTGWKTVVMSELISSQTGIGAAMNTARVYLKTEEVMGWTLLVALLGMGLEGLVRASASGRRGKPHALRTNQHDV; the protein is encoded by the coding sequence TTGGAGGCAAGCTGCCAGATGAAGATTTTTACTACCATTTATAAAAAATGGCCGGGTTGCTATTCGTATCTGATGTTGATCACTCTCTGGATAGGGATCGCCGCCGTCTATCCGCTCGTTCTAGTCCCAGGCCCGTTTGAATCGCTATGTGCGCTGTTCAATCTTGCTGTAGCAGGGCAACTGTGGGCGCCGCTCGCGCTTACCTTTCTTCGTTTTGCTGCGGGGTTTGCTGTTGCTTTTTTGCTGGGTGCCGGTCTGGGAGTGTGGGCGGGATCGCAGCAGTATGTATACAAGCTGATTCAACCGGCTGTGTCCTTACTACAAGCAGTGCCGCCTGTCTCCTGGATGCTGCTGGCTATCCTGTGGCTGGGGACAAACGGCGGCACGCAAGTGTTCGTCGTATCCATTGCGCTCTTCCCGGTCTTCTTTTTTAATTCGGTACAGGGTATCCGACGGGTGCCGCGGGATCTGTTGGAGATGGCAACGGTATTCCATATTGGGCGTGCAAGACAGGTCAGAGATATTATCTGGCCCGCGCTGCTGCCTTTCTGGTCCGCTGCGTTCGCTATCAATATCGGCACGGGCTGGAAGACAGTCGTCATGTCCGAGTTGATCAGCAGCCAGACCGGGATTGGCGCGGCCATGAACACGGCCAGAGTCTATTTGAAGACGGAGGAAGTCATGGGTTGGACGCTGCTTGTGGCGTTGCTCGGGATGGGGTTGGAAGGACTGGTGCGTGCATCTGCATCGGGAAGGAGGGGGAAACCACATGCGCTTCGAACGAATCAGCATGATGTATAA
- a CDS encoding ABC transporter substrate-binding protein, whose product MIIIINNKYGVGKMMIGLLDFYQRARIGWIIGLAVCMMVAGCSNSSIARSGEKAAIGGAAEQGSVVLLSPRVPAIIPAMFVSQQSNAQVKIKIEMWDTFEQLLSHVQQGDAPFVVASLSVGANMHAKGLPLQLLEVDTWGSMYLVSVDSKVRKLADLQDETVYVPGQGGPAEILTRFLLRQEGLEQRVKLVAGTVPDIMQQLAAGKIRHAVLPEPVIGGLRAKLGETLHEVVDYQQVWRGIFSEDLPQSGIFVHSGWAKSHKKEVAQFRKLYREALARTKDGSDEVLKPAAEKLGLSEEALRLALPKITLNGKDATEARSEVERYFNILLKMNPDSIGGKLPDEDFYYHL is encoded by the coding sequence GTGATTATCATTATAAATAATAAATATGGAGTTGGAAAGATGATGATAGGTTTATTGGATTTCTATCAACGTGCTCGGATTGGATGGATCATAGGTTTGGCGGTGTGCATGATGGTCGCGGGTTGCTCCAATAGCAGCATAGCCCGGTCAGGAGAGAAAGCCGCAATTGGAGGTGCGGCGGAGCAGGGGAGCGTCGTGCTGCTAAGTCCGCGCGTACCTGCGATCATACCGGCCATGTTCGTCTCACAGCAGTCTAATGCGCAAGTGAAGATCAAGATAGAAATGTGGGATACGTTCGAGCAGTTGCTCTCCCACGTTCAGCAGGGCGATGCACCGTTTGTAGTCGCCTCCCTGAGCGTCGGTGCCAATATGCACGCCAAGGGTCTGCCGCTTCAGCTGCTGGAGGTCGATACATGGGGCTCGATGTACCTAGTCTCGGTCGATTCAAAAGTCCGCAAGCTGGCCGATTTACAGGACGAGACGGTGTATGTTCCTGGACAGGGAGGGCCAGCCGAAATATTGACAAGATTCCTGCTGAGACAGGAGGGATTGGAGCAGCGCGTGAAGCTAGTTGCCGGGACAGTGCCAGACATTATGCAGCAGTTGGCGGCAGGCAAGATCCGCCATGCCGTCCTGCCTGAGCCAGTCATTGGCGGATTGCGCGCAAAGCTGGGAGAAACGCTGCATGAAGTGGTCGACTATCAGCAGGTTTGGCGAGGCATTTTCAGCGAGGATCTGCCCCAGTCGGGCATTTTCGTTCACAGTGGCTGGGCAAAGAGTCACAAGAAAGAAGTTGCGCAATTCCGTAAATTGTACCGAGAAGCGTTGGCTCGTACCAAGGATGGTTCGGATGAGGTATTGAAGCCGGCTGCTGAGAAGCTCGGCCTGTCCGAGGAGGCACTGCGGTTGGCGCTGCCGAAGATCACCTTGAATGGTAAGGACGCGACAGAAGCCCGGTCCGAAGTGGAGCGGTACTTTAATATTCTGCTCAAGATGAACCCGGATTCGATTGGAGGCAAGCTGCCAGATGAAGATTTTTACTACCATTTATAA
- a CDS encoding helix-turn-helix transcriptional regulator produces MHTKMETVRTTLLKLSKGKGCSYTYRRTLVKLLRQAVPFDAACCTTVDPESLLSTGALTDEEVESIHDSLFEYDYFREDYIPYHQLVKAVDPTATLSGATEGQLTRSARYRNVLSPAGFSDELRAALMYKGVCWGYLTLFRRFGRPLFTEEERVFIASLVPVIALRLRRSSFAIPAEIEAESEVELGILVLDERLGTLSANEVADRWLSRLRKWERIGGAVLPRPVRTACFRALSVSTTTSPAKSCVHLPGYPYLTIRASKLHGLEHAPRLAVSFETAGPADTLRLLAEACELSEREKQILDALIKGMSTKELALSLHISAYTVQDHIKSIFVKTGVTSRRELVWRLFSRFGVV; encoded by the coding sequence ATGCATACAAAAATGGAAACCGTCAGAACTACACTGTTGAAGCTTTCCAAGGGAAAAGGTTGTTCATATACATACAGAAGGACACTTGTAAAGCTGCTTCGTCAGGCTGTCCCATTCGATGCCGCATGCTGCACTACCGTCGATCCCGAATCGTTACTTTCCACGGGTGCTCTGACTGATGAGGAAGTTGAAAGCATCCACGATAGCCTGTTTGAATACGATTACTTTAGGGAAGATTACATTCCTTATCACCAATTGGTGAAGGCAGTCGATCCGACCGCAACATTAAGCGGAGCGACAGAAGGCCAGCTGACGAGAAGCGCACGTTACAGGAATGTGCTCTCCCCTGCTGGTTTTAGCGATGAATTGAGGGCTGCACTGATGTACAAAGGGGTATGCTGGGGATATTTGACGTTGTTCCGCCGCTTCGGACGCCCGTTATTCACTGAAGAAGAGCGTGTTTTCATCGCTTCTCTCGTGCCAGTCATTGCTTTACGTTTACGCAGATCCAGCTTCGCAATTCCTGCTGAAATCGAAGCGGAATCAGAGGTGGAGCTCGGTATTCTGGTGCTAGACGAAAGACTCGGCACCCTATCAGCCAACGAGGTCGCAGACCGCTGGCTATCCCGGCTGCGCAAATGGGAACGCATCGGCGGAGCCGTACTCCCAAGACCTGTAAGGACAGCCTGCTTCCGAGCATTGTCGGTGTCTACGACGACGTCACCAGCGAAATCTTGCGTCCATCTTCCCGGATATCCCTATTTGACGATTCGCGCGAGCAAATTACACGGATTAGAACACGCTCCGCGGCTTGCCGTATCATTTGAGACGGCCGGGCCGGCAGATACGCTGCGCCTCCTAGCTGAAGCCTGCGAGCTCAGCGAACGCGAAAAACAGATACTTGATGCACTCATCAAGGGCATGTCCACCAAGGAGCTCGCGCTTTCGCTTCATATTTCCGCCTATACTGTGCAGGATCATATTAAATCCATTTTTGTCAAAACGGGAGTAACAAGCCGCAGGGAGCTCGTCTGGCGATTGTTTTCACGCTTCGGTGTTGTATAA
- a CDS encoding ATP-binding protein — translation MIGIHALLLNTLIIIASILLYQVSWSDKRETEVHNTLFISLLAAIAVVLCMTFPFHFFEGYIYDLRFIPIFLSLFYGGYRSLFFVSIVYIGYRYYLGGDGFYASVTVYFIFIPLLIFLKAFYVAYFRRGKIIFGVLLSFSYSVTFSAFAIWDQIHKANTVTNALLEFFFIYIIINMLTMWISIYLIEEMIKNKRIRQEIQRAEKMYIVGELAAAMAHEIRNPITVIQGFTQLFIKNQIPENKREEYLQLVAEELSRVESIITEYLSLAKPEEEAKTQIEMGELVREVIMIIEPFGLLKNVEIQSAVPSPLYLSADPVKIKQCLINIMKNGIEAIEGNGVLRIHVERKNNDLVIEIRDTGIGMTPEETSQLGMPFYSTKKKGTGLGTMISYRIVEGLNGRISVTSEKGKGTCFSIILPASNKDELLC, via the coding sequence ATGATTGGAATCCACGCATTATTATTAAACACACTTATTATTATTGCCTCTATTCTTTTATATCAAGTAAGTTGGTCTGATAAGAGGGAGACGGAAGTACACAATACATTATTCATTTCGTTACTGGCTGCAATAGCTGTTGTTTTATGTATGACGTTTCCTTTTCATTTTTTTGAAGGATATATTTATGATTTGCGATTTATTCCAATCTTTTTAAGTCTTTTTTACGGTGGATATAGAAGCTTGTTTTTTGTTAGTATCGTCTATATTGGTTATCGGTATTATTTAGGAGGGGACGGGTTTTACGCTTCGGTCACTGTATATTTTATATTCATTCCTCTATTAATTTTCTTGAAAGCGTTTTATGTGGCATATTTCAGAAGAGGAAAAATTATTTTTGGGGTTCTCTTGTCTTTCAGCTATTCTGTTACTTTTTCTGCATTTGCAATATGGGATCAAATACATAAAGCCAATACAGTTACAAATGCTCTTCTTGAATTTTTTTTCATCTACATTATTATCAACATGCTGACAATGTGGATATCCATTTATTTAATAGAAGAAATGATTAAAAATAAAAGAATAAGACAAGAAATTCAACGAGCGGAAAAAATGTATATCGTCGGTGAACTTGCGGCTGCTATGGCGCATGAGATCCGCAATCCTATTACGGTTATACAAGGGTTCACCCAGCTATTTATCAAAAATCAGATTCCCGAAAATAAAAGAGAAGAGTATTTGCAGCTCGTGGCTGAAGAGTTAAGCAGAGTAGAATCGATTATTACGGAATATTTGTCGCTTGCTAAACCAGAAGAAGAGGCAAAGACACAAATCGAAATGGGAGAACTTGTTCGTGAAGTCATTATGATTATTGAACCTTTTGGGTTATTGAAAAACGTAGAAATACAGAGTGCAGTCCCATCCCCTCTCTATTTGTCTGCTGATCCGGTCAAAATAAAGCAATGTCTAATTAATATCATGAAAAATGGGATTGAAGCGATAGAGGGGAATGGGGTATTACGGATTCATGTGGAGAGAAAAAACAACGATCTTGTAATTGAAATTCGTGATACAGGGATAGGGATGACCCCCGAAGAAACCAGTCAACTGGGCATGCCATTTTATTCAACAAAAAAGAAAGGGACTGGGCTGGGTACCATGATCTCTTATCGAATTGTCGAGGGATTAAACGGAAGAATAAGCGTAACAAGTGAAAAAGGAAAAGGGACGTGTTTTTCTATTATCCTTCCCGCAAGTAATAAAGACGAGCTACTATGCTAG
- a CDS encoding amino acid permease, translating to MESNHETLQKKLLPRHIRLMAMGGAIGTGIFKGSAETVSLAGPGVVVSYIFAGLLLLVVMGAIAEMTMVYPNMNMKDFIYQAFGKRVSFVIGWLYCFMWLAVCIIEVIVAGSFLQYWFPFIPLWVLSLSCAALIIVINTMNVKKYGEFEFWLSGIKIAMIIVFIILGISILFGVIPSAESHYMGNYVANGGFFPNGWMGIFSALLIVMFSYGGSELIGLTITETEDAERVLPSVIKGLVLRIVLFYTLPIMIICGLIPWDKLSDQTSPFVQVLSTAGMQGSAHFMNFILITAVLSAANSGIYGCTRMLHSLAAGGEAPKAFAYVSKKGVPLYSLLFSAVILIGGSMIAYVAQEKVFGLLMAVPGFVVSLVWISICLAQLKLRNTYPKVPGFKVWGFPYVTIFTVISLSIICLSFVFSEENRVSVIGCISVVAFLVVFSVFKFRKAR from the coding sequence ATGGAATCAAATCATGAAACACTGCAGAAGAAATTGTTGCCACGGCATATACGTTTAATGGCAATGGGAGGAGCAATAGGGACTGGTATTTTTAAGGGGAGCGCTGAGACAGTTTCGTTAGCGGGACCAGGCGTGGTCGTTTCCTATATATTTGCAGGACTATTACTTCTCGTTGTGATGGGAGCCATTGCAGAAATGACAATGGTATATCCGAACATGAACATGAAGGACTTTATTTATCAAGCATTCGGCAAGCGGGTATCGTTTGTGATTGGCTGGTTGTACTGCTTCATGTGGCTGGCTGTCTGTATTATTGAGGTCATTGTGGCAGGGAGTTTCTTGCAATACTGGTTTCCGTTCATTCCGCTTTGGGTGCTAAGCTTAAGCTGTGCAGCTTTGATCATTGTAATCAATACAATGAATGTAAAGAAGTATGGAGAATTTGAGTTTTGGCTTTCCGGAATTAAGATTGCTATGATTATTGTTTTTATAATATTAGGAATATCGATTTTATTCGGGGTTATCCCGAGTGCTGAGTCGCATTATATGGGGAATTATGTAGCAAACGGTGGCTTCTTTCCGAATGGATGGATGGGAATATTTTCAGCCCTGCTTATTGTTATGTTTTCGTATGGTGGTTCTGAACTCATTGGGCTAACGATAACGGAAACAGAAGATGCAGAACGTGTTTTGCCTTCTGTTATCAAGGGGCTAGTGTTACGAATTGTACTTTTTTATACCCTTCCTATTATGATAATCTGCGGATTGATTCCATGGGATAAGCTTAGTGATCAGACAAGCCCGTTTGTTCAAGTATTGTCAACTGCAGGTATGCAGGGTTCCGCTCATTTTATGAATTTTATTTTAATTACCGCCGTCTTATCCGCAGCTAACTCGGGGATATACGGTTGTACACGAATGCTGCATTCTTTAGCAGCAGGGGGAGAAGCACCGAAGGCTTTTGCTTATGTATCTAAAAAAGGTGTGCCGCTGTATAGTTTACTATTTAGCGCCGTTATATTAATCGGTGGCTCGATGATCGCCTATGTGGCACAGGAGAAAGTATTTGGTTTATTAATGGCGGTTCCTGGTTTTGTTGTATCGCTAGTATGGATTAGTATTTGCCTGGCACAGTTAAAGCTTCGAAATACGTATCCAAAAGTTCCTGGTTTTAAAGTATGGGGATTCCCGTATGTAACAATATTTACGGTTATTTCACTCAGTATTATTTGTTTGTCCTTTGTATTCAGTGAGGAAAATCGAGTGAGTGTGATTGGCTGTATAAGTGTAGTAGCTTTTTTAGTAGTGTTCTCTGTTTTTAAATTCAGAAAAGCGAGATAG
- a CDS encoding STAS domain-containing protein — protein MVFTTVQSYRDLFTPKNIKPNAKVYIDMSCVFFVDTTGISCLTDWVSQIKTKRATVAFIGVSNHVAKIFKICELDFLIDSQFCPNTHQHTLSFIYNRVQLHH, from the coding sequence ATGGTTTTTACTACGGTACAATCTTATAGAGATTTATTTACACCAAAAAATATAAAACCTAATGCAAAGGTCTATATTGACATGAGCTGCGTTTTCTTTGTTGATACGACAGGAATTTCCTGCTTGACTGATTGGGTTTCTCAAATAAAAACTAAGCGAGCGACTGTTGCGTTTATAGGTGTATCAAACCATGTTGCAAAAATATTTAAGATATGTGAACTTGACTTTCTGATCGATTCCCAGTTTTGTCCGAACACTCACCAGCATACCTTATCTTTTATTTACAATAGAGTGCAGCTACACCACTAA
- a CDS encoding glycine zipper 2TM domain-containing protein: MAENNDRNRNETNTNSNDISETVGTLGGGVAGAAVGSLFGPLGTVAGAIAGGALGNQAGEGVDGTDNDVKNAHDADTKDQTE, translated from the coding sequence ATGGCTGAAAACAACGATCGCAATCGGAACGAGACCAACACGAATAGCAACGACATTAGTGAGACTGTAGGAACCTTGGGCGGTGGTGTTGCGGGCGCTGCTGTGGGTTCCCTTTTCGGGCCGCTTGGCACCGTTGCAGGTGCCATCGCTGGCGGAGCCTTAGGTAACCAGGCGGGTGAGGGTGTTGATGGTACCGACAACGACGTGAAAAACGCGCATGATGCTGACACCAAAGACCAAACCGAATAG
- a CDS encoding transcription initiation factor IIE subunit beta family protein, with protein sequence MKEKVITYLKEQEVPKSREEIAKATGMSDEEIMPTVDELLKAYKIELVGTESEKYVVRQKH encoded by the coding sequence ATGAAAGAAAAAGTTATTACGTATCTAAAAGAACAAGAAGTTCCAAAAAGTCGCGAAGAAATTGCAAAGGCAACAGGGATGAGCGATGAAGAAATAATGCCTACTGTTGATGAATTACTCAAAGCTTACAAAATTGAGCTGGTTGGGACTGAAAGTGAAAAATATGTAGTTAGGCAAAAACATTAG
- a CDS encoding DUF5677 domain-containing protein, protein MSVQIQETILTLKNFLHEVDALSYKVEQSKEYHEIAKDSKMGILFFYAYLKCRRSFIAVDELVQSEVTSNFKHAYIEAFPFLRIMAECYIHFCYFTDEKTDKQTILKEYDEIKNKQLNKILRISKINYSNNEKVRKQEVTYIRRLKNTKFKKPFFFNQINELAKKTNNTRLYEIIFTKYNPYIHFNPINFTVYGSFKDGKFIFNHLDDSSRRLEGELLFYCIDIMMRLISRTCIFIKIPVFEELITTFESWNNMRGKFQTILFQQVNEQ, encoded by the coding sequence ATGTCAGTACAAATACAAGAAACAATACTAACATTAAAAAATTTTTTACACGAAGTTGATGCCCTCTCATATAAAGTAGAGCAAAGTAAAGAATATCATGAGATCGCTAAAGATTCCAAAATGGGAATACTATTCTTCTATGCTTACTTAAAATGCAGAAGAAGTTTTATTGCTGTGGATGAACTCGTGCAAAGTGAAGTTACAAGTAATTTCAAGCATGCATATATCGAGGCATTTCCTTTTTTACGGATAATGGCAGAATGTTATATTCACTTTTGCTATTTTACTGATGAGAAAACTGATAAACAGACTATATTAAAAGAATACGATGAAATTAAGAATAAGCAGTTAAATAAAATACTAAGAATTTCCAAAATAAATTACAGCAACAATGAAAAAGTCAGAAAACAAGAAGTCACCTATATTCGTCGTTTAAAGAATACAAAATTTAAAAAGCCATTTTTCTTTAACCAAATAAATGAATTAGCCAAAAAAACCAATAATACAAGATTGTATGAAATCATATTTACTAAATATAACCCCTATATTCACTTCAACCCTATCAATTTTACTGTCTATGGCTCTTTTAAAGATGGAAAGTTTATCTTTAATCATTTAGATGATTCTTCAAGAAGGCTAGAGGGTGAACTTTTATTTTATTGTATAGATATTATGATGAGACTGATAAGTCGTACTTGTATTTTCATTAAAATTCCTGTATTTGAAGAGTTAATAACTACCTTTGAATCCTGGAATAACATGAGAGGCAAATTTCAAACAATACTTTTTCAACAGGTCAATGAACAATAA
- a CDS encoding tyrosine-type recombinase/integrase has product MENITPHRFHHSFCKNLANAGVSLEVICKLARHESIETTKIYVDPSHAEMVQALRNM; this is encoded by the coding sequence ATGGAGAATATCACACCACATCGTTTCCACCATTCGTTTTGTAAGAATCTTGCCAATGCAGGAGTTTCGCTTGAAGTGATATGCAAACTAGCGCGGCACGAATCCATTGAAACAACTAAGATATATGTTGACCCTTCACACGCTGAGATGGTGCAAGCGTTACGGAATATGTAA
- a CDS encoding helix-turn-helix domain-containing protein, producing MAIIINVDVMLAKRKMSVTELSERVGITMANLSILKNGKAKAVRFSTLEAICKTLDCQPGDILEYKSDEDTQ from the coding sequence ATGGCGATTATCATCAATGTTGATGTGATGTTGGCAAAAAGGAAAATGAGCGTAACAGAACTTTCGGAGAGGGTTGGAATTACTATGGCCAATCTTTCCATTCTGAAAAATGGGAAAGCAAAAGCGGTTCGTTTTTCAACATTAGAAGCGATATGTAAGACTTTGGATTGTCAGCCAGGTGATATTTTGGAGTACAAAAGCGACGAAGACACTCAATAA
- a CDS encoding DUF2975 domain-containing protein encodes MKQVKTLFLKLAVIFIGIPVLALCIFLVPKIGNFAGELYPDIAYMKSLVLIDMYAAAIPFYFALYQAFKLLSYIDKNQAFSELSVKALKNIKYCAITISTLYLLGMPLYYLMAERVDPPGIIPIGLVIIFASMVIAVFAAVLQRLLQEAINMKSENDLTI; translated from the coding sequence ATGAAACAAGTTAAGACATTGTTTTTAAAGCTAGCTGTTATTTTTATAGGAATCCCAGTTCTTGCATTGTGCATATTTTTGGTGCCTAAGATCGGGAATTTTGCTGGAGAATTGTATCCAGATATTGCTTATATGAAATCTCTCGTTTTAATCGATATGTACGCGGCAGCGATACCTTTTTACTTTGCTCTGTATCAAGCTTTTAAACTTTTAAGCTATATTGATAAGAACCAAGCGTTCTCGGAATTATCGGTAAAGGCTTTAAAGAATATAAAATACTGTGCCATCACGATCAGTACCTTGTACCTGCTAGGTATGCCACTCTACTATCTCATGGCGGAAAGAGTTGACCCTCCAGGTATCATACCAATCGGATTGGTCATTATTTTCGCCTCTATGGTGATCGCCGTTTTTGCTGCTGTTCTCCAAAGACTTTTACAAGAAGCTATTAATATGAAATCAGAAAATGATTTAACGATCTGA
- a CDS encoding CPBP family intramembrane glutamic endopeptidase, producing the protein MFVSLVALVQTSNYVLLSIWGIFSAILFLTQGKSVRLFILTSIFFGIGFFLYLYASSHWFLNAHSRELHIFLNRLALLLILLPFLGLSLLYKSPLLHYWNKPKWNEMIHFPLTWSGFHQVKIKYFLLIALAINIVTFTPFMIRNGWGFIQDIWLVAIIFSITNAVFEEFIWRGVLLSRFSEQLGDKWAVIITSLGFGLQHYSLGFSWAMCITFSIGGFFYGGVTVQSKSIIPALIWHITFNFLMVFSGLIISNV; encoded by the coding sequence TTGTTTGTATCTCTTGTTGCTTTAGTTCAAACTAGTAATTATGTACTCCTAAGTATATGGGGAATCTTTTCAGCCATACTCTTTTTAACGCAAGGTAAAAGTGTTAGATTATTTATTCTCACTAGTATATTTTTTGGTATCGGATTCTTTTTATATTTATATGCTAGCTCTCATTGGTTTCTTAATGCCCACTCTAGAGAATTACATATATTCTTAAATAGATTGGCATTGCTTTTGATTCTTTTGCCGTTTTTAGGACTATCTCTTTTATATAAATCCCCACTCTTACATTATTGGAATAAGCCAAAATGGAACGAAATGATTCATTTTCCTCTCACATGGTCGGGTTTTCATCAAGTAAAAATAAAATATTTTCTACTTATAGCGTTAGCAATAAATATTGTCACATTTACACCATTTATGATTCGAAATGGATGGGGATTTATTCAAGATATTTGGTTAGTAGCAATTATATTTTCCATTACGAATGCAGTATTTGAAGAATTTATATGGAGAGGTGTATTACTAAGTCGTTTTTCAGAACAGTTGGGAGACAAGTGGGCAGTTATAATAACAAGTTTAGGATTTGGTTTACAACACTATTCACTTGGATTCTCTTGGGCTATGTGTATTACTTTTTCTATCGGTGGATTTTTTTATGGCGGTGTAACAGTTCAGTCTAAGAGCATTATCCCGGCTTTAATATGGCATATAACTTTTAATTTCCTGATGGTTTTTAGCGGTCTAATAATTTCAAATGTATAG
- a CDS encoding helix-turn-helix domain-containing protein — protein MEIAFCIPSTEEEKEIDISSTGSVCVTPASNDQLTLEEKNTDKDMLTVEETAELLRVSKPAVYKWIRNKQIDFIPPAINNGKGYLIPKAQFEARLKRMEAYKLYY, from the coding sequence GTGGAAATCGCCTTTTGCATCCCTTCAACAGAAGAAGAAAAGGAAATTGATATCAGTAGTACTGGCTCCGTTTGTGTTACTCCTGCAAGCAATGACCAGCTTACACTTGAAGAAAAAAATACAGATAAAGACATGTTAACCGTTGAAGAAACAGCAGAGCTTTTACGTGTGTCAAAACCAGCCGTATATAAGTGGATTCGCAATAAACAAATTGATTTTATTCCACCAGCTATTAACAACGGGAAAGGATACCTTATCCCTAAAGCTCAATTTGAAGCTCGTTTAAAAAGAATGGAAGCATATAAGCTTTATTATTAA